DNA sequence from the Lysinibacillus sp. OF-1 genome:
ATTCATTTTCATTCTTACATTAAATGTTACCGCTATTTTTCTAGTAAAGCAATGTTCTATTATGAATTTTCTAATAAAACAGAAAAAATATGTCTTAAGGATTGCTTGCATGTTATAGCATCTTATTTTCAAAAGAATGCAAAATATCTTTCAATAATTGTCGGATAGCCAATGGTAAATGACGATTTTTTAAAGATACTAAATAAACATTGCGACTTAAATTTGCACCTTCAATCTCTTTTTTTACAATGGTTTTGGCTGTTGGTCCTTGCAAATAGTTTTCAGGTAATATCGTTATCCCTAACTGTTCACGCACTAGTGAGACAGCCGTTTCAAAACGTTCGATTTCAAATTGTATGTTGATGTTTTTCCCAGCCTTTTCAAACATCGTTAAAATATCGTGTCTTGTTTGAAAGCCCTCGGTACTAATAATAAATGGCTCTTCACTAATATCCGAGATGGTTAAAGTCTCTTTCCTGGCTAACGGATGGTGTAAGGGTAACACTGCAACCAACCTCTCTTCATATAAGGTTTGGACTTCCAACTCTGGATCATCCATTAACTGATTCGTTATGATTAAATGGGTTTTATAGCTTTTTAACGATTTCTTCACACGTTTACTGCCTAAAATATCGACTAAATGAATCTTCATTTGTGGATAATCCTTTTTATAGTTAGCGATTACTTTAGGCAACCAATGCTTGATCGATTCCATAACACCAATGGTGATGTCCCTCGTGCCATGAACAATGACTTCATCCATTTCAATTTTCAATACTTCCATATTTTTCACAATAACTTTTGCCCGTTCAAAAAGTAGCTCTCCAGCTTCTGTTAATTGCAGATTTCTAGTATTTCTCTCCAATAAGGGGGAACCAATCTCTTGTTCTAATTTTTTGATAGCATTACTTAAGGAAGGCTGCGAAATATG
Encoded proteins:
- a CDS encoding LysR family transcriptional regulator, translated to MDIKQLHYFIAVSEQRNFSKAAERLHISQPSLSNAIKKLEQEIGSPLLERNTRNLQLTEAGELLFERAKVIVKNMEVLKIEMDEVIVHGTRDITIGVMESIKHWLPKVIANYKKDYPQMKIHLVDILGSKRVKKSLKSYKTHLIITNQLMDDPELEVQTLYEERLVAVLPLHHPLARKETLTISDISEEPFIISTEGFQTRHDILTMFEKAGKNINIQFEIERFETAVSLVREQLGITILPENYLQGPTAKTIVKKEIEGANLSRNVYLVSLKNRHLPLAIRQLLKDILHSFENKML